Genomic segment of uncultured Desulfobacter sp.:
CAAACGCGCTGATGATCATCATCTGTTCCCAGTCCTCAATATCGGAAAAATGTTCCGTGAATGTTTCCTGGAGCAAAGGGGGCAGGTTTTGAATAATATTCTGGCCCTTTTCGGTAAGAAAAAGGCTGACAGCCCGCTTATCATCCTCTCTTTTTTTTCTGGCAATGTACCCTCTGGCCTCGAGGCGCTTGGTGATATCCGTTACTGTTGCCTGACTTAAGCTTGTAGCCCGGGACAGCGGGGTAATGGAAATTTGACCGTTGGAGGAAATTTCCTGGAGCACAATCAGCTGGGGGCCTGTCAGTCCAAACTTTTTGTTCAGCTTTCTGGAATGAATGTCAACTGCCTGGATGATTTTACGAATTGATATTAAAAGCGTCTGGCATCTTTGTTTGCTAAGTTCTGTTGCGGGCATGTTTAAATATTTATAGTGTGTTTATGTTATTGATTATAGTAACTGATTGGCTGATATTTTATTTTTGTGATGTTATTGTATACCATTGTAAGGTCTGGAGGCAAGCGCCAATGGTTTTTGTCCCGGTTGACCCGCAACATGGACCATGGTAGCTTATACTGTCAGACGACAAATTCAAACGCATTCAAATTTCAAATTTCAGGAAACGAGCCATGGAACAACAGGTTAAAAAAGTGGTTTCGAACAGGTGGGCTTATGTTGGCGCCGTCATGTTCATGATCTTTGTCGGTATCTCAGGGTGTGGCGGAGACGACAAAGAAAAAAAAAATATGGATCTGGTCCTGGGTAACTGGGTTTATTTCAGCAATCGGACCTATACTCTCACTGTCATTGATATGAAAGGCACTTGGACCTCTTCGGTCAAGGTTTCAGATGTGACCTCAAAAATTGTTGCGTCCAGGGGAAAGGCCAGCGGCACCTGGCATTTGGATGAGGGGCAGCTTATTTTTAATGTCATGGCGTCGGATATTGACACTGTCTGGGAAAAAGACGGCACTTATTTTTACAAGGTGCTTGATCTGAGTAAACAACTCATGGTTCTTGAAGGTGAAAACGGTCGCAGGGAAGAATGGAAAAAAACGATTCCCGAGAAAGTTAAGGAGGGCCAAGGTCTCGTCAATCCAATTGTTTCCATGGCACCCTATGCCGTTAATATGGATAAACTGTCTTCCAATATCCAGGACCGCTACCTGTGCTTAAGTATGCATTTGGCGCTTAAGGAACTGATGCCGGAACAGCCGGTGCCCAAATTTCATCCCCGAGCCCGGGATGCCGCCATCATGTACCTGTCTTCCCTGACCTATGATAATGTCTCTGATTTTGATCGTCTCAAGGTCCAAAAAGAAAAGGTTAAGGATGTGCTCAATCCCTATATGGAAGGACTGATTGAAGAGGTTGTCATTGACCATGTGGTGATAGCTGTTTCTGCCGACAAAGTTGAAGAATTTATCATCGAACATACGGCTAAGGCTGCACCACCCCCGGAAGCCCCCGCTGAAGGAGAAGCGGGCAAAGCCGGTAAAGACAGCGCAAAAACAGAAAAAGACAAACCGAAAGATTCCTGAGCAGCGGCATTTGTTAGTCAGTCTTCGTTTTTAGGTTTAATGACCAGTACAGCGCCTGACTTAAGACTGATGACTGCCTCTTCTTGTGTGAATACATTACTGATCCCCATGGTTGTTCCCATGTGGAGGGTTTGATCCGTCAAAGGGTATTCCAACCCTTTCAGCGTCAGCCCTTTGACCTGGTCTGATATCGGGATGACGGATAGCAGTTCGCCGGGGCGGCCCGTGAGTGTCAGGCGGGAGGAAACAATATGAATGTCATTATACGCATCCAGGATCGTGACCGGGATGCCCTG
This window contains:
- a CDS encoding MarR family transcriptional regulator, yielding MPATELSKQRCQTLLISIRKIIQAVDIHSRKLNKKFGLTGPQLIVLQEISSNGQISITPLSRATSLSQATVTDITKRLEARGYIARKKREDDKRAVSLFLTEKGQNIIQNLPPLLQETFTEHFSDIEDWEQMMIISAFERVVSLMAADKLDASPILLAGPIPQNTNG
- a CDS encoding flagellar basal body-associated FliL family protein yields the protein MEQQVKKVVSNRWAYVGAVMFMIFVGISGCGGDDKEKKNMDLVLGNWVYFSNRTYTLTVIDMKGTWTSSVKVSDVTSKIVASRGKASGTWHLDEGQLIFNVMASDIDTVWEKDGTYFYKVLDLSKQLMVLEGENGRREEWKKTIPEKVKEGQGLVNPIVSMAPYAVNMDKLSSNIQDRYLCLSMHLALKELMPEQPVPKFHPRARDAAIMYLSSLTYDNVSDFDRLKVQKEKVKDVLNPYMEGLIEEVVIDHVVIAVSADKVEEFIIEHTAKAAPPPEAPAEGEAGKAGKDSAKTEKDKPKDS